The following coding sequences are from one Desulfonatronum sp. SC1 window:
- a CDS encoding NDP-hexose 2,3-dehydratase family protein: MRAFREWFEDYQKNHRFQVVPRGLDQLDGWHFQEDSGNLVHRSGRFFSIVGLDVRTNFGHVHHWMQPIINQPEIGILGFLTRRIDGILHFLIQAKMEPGNVNGAQISPTVQATHSNYTMAHGGKRVPYLNWFLDSTSAKCLVDQFQSEQGARFLAKRNRNMIVQVHDDEPIDILDGFFWLTLGQLFALLEEDNLVNMDSRTVLSCIRFAESDLGEVSAEEKGDSASFGVDVLESLRCGDRFGLHDFNALTAWLTRMKTTYSLRIQRAPLNRVAGWVFDNGVIRHHQNRFFTVIGVEVAIDNREVGGWHQPLIESAKGGVICFLCQKHRGILHFLVQARVEPGNFDCLEMAPTIQLTPSNYDANNPERLPPFTNLLLDIEGVVRRYDAVQSEEGGRFYQDQNRYLVLELEPGRPIPLPANYVWMTIRQMKEFIRFNNFFNIEARGLLSCLCPKLPAPRGRAV, from the coding sequence ATGCGCGCGTTCCGGGAATGGTTCGAGGATTATCAGAAAAACCATCGCTTTCAGGTCGTTCCTCGCGGGCTGGACCAGCTTGACGGCTGGCATTTTCAAGAAGACAGCGGCAACTTGGTTCATCGGAGCGGCCGGTTTTTCAGTATTGTCGGGCTAGACGTGCGCACCAACTTCGGACATGTCCACCACTGGATGCAGCCGATCATCAATCAGCCCGAAATCGGTATTCTCGGTTTCCTGACCCGACGCATCGACGGCATTCTCCATTTTCTGATCCAGGCCAAGATGGAGCCGGGCAATGTCAACGGCGCCCAGATCTCGCCCACGGTTCAGGCTACGCACAGCAACTACACCATGGCCCACGGCGGAAAACGAGTTCCCTACTTGAACTGGTTTCTCGACAGCACCAGTGCGAAGTGTCTGGTCGATCAATTCCAATCCGAACAGGGTGCACGGTTTCTGGCCAAACGAAACCGGAACATGATCGTTCAGGTGCATGACGACGAGCCGATCGACATCCTGGACGGCTTTTTCTGGCTGACGCTTGGCCAGTTGTTCGCATTGCTCGAAGAGGACAATCTCGTAAACATGGATTCCCGCACGGTCCTCTCCTGCATCCGGTTCGCCGAAAGTGACCTTGGAGAGGTCAGTGCCGAAGAAAAGGGTGATTCGGCGTCGTTTGGAGTCGACGTTCTCGAATCCTTGCGGTGCGGGGATCGATTCGGACTGCACGATTTTAACGCCCTGACTGCCTGGCTGACCCGGATGAAAACGACGTACTCCCTCCGAATCCAGCGCGCCCCGCTAAACCGCGTAGCCGGATGGGTCTTTGACAACGGCGTGATCAGGCATCATCAAAATCGCTTTTTCACTGTCATCGGCGTCGAGGTAGCCATCGACAACCGCGAAGTGGGCGGATGGCACCAACCGCTGATCGAATCGGCCAAGGGAGGAGTCATCTGCTTCCTCTGTCAGAAGCATCGCGGCATCCTTCATTTCCTGGTCCAAGCCCGGGTTGAGCCCGGAAATTTCGATTGCCTGGAGATGGCCCCGACAATCCAGCTGACACCCAGCAATTACGATGCAAACAACCCCGAGCGTCTCCCTCCGTTCACCAATTTGCTTCTGGATATCGAAGGTGTCGTCAGGCGCTATGATGCCGTCCAGTCCGAAGAAGGCGGACGGTTTTATCAGGACCAGAACCGTTATCTGGTTCTGGAACTGGAACCTGGTCGGCCCATCCCGCTCCCTGCCAACTATGTCTGGATGACCATTCGGCAGATGAAAGAGTTCATCCGGTTCAACAATTTTTTCAATATCGAGGCCCGGGGACTGTTGTCTTGTCTGTGCCCCAAACTTCCAGCGCCCCGAGGGCGGGCAGTGTAA
- a CDS encoding glycosyltransferase family 2 protein: MKISICIPVYNGARTIERLVEAVDRELAGQDIEFVLVNDGSKDDSESVCERLARSRTNMRFISLRKNFGEHNAVMCALNHITGDCAVIIDDDFQNPPEEIIKLVEELEKGYDVVYSRFESKRDSIFRNLGSKFNDMTCTWLLNKPVNLYLSSFKAIRREVVEEIITYQGPFPYVDGLILRVTSNISTVRVRHDKREEGRSNYTLKKLISLWLNMFINFSIKPLRVFTVMGLGISLISLLLIIYFILEKLLRPETSQGWASIMVAITFFSGIQLLFLGLISEYLGKHYMTTNKAPQWTIKKNLP, from the coding sequence ATGAAAATATCCATTTGCATTCCCGTGTATAACGGCGCTCGCACCATCGAACGGTTGGTCGAGGCTGTGGACCGCGAACTAGCGGGCCAGGACATTGAGTTCGTCCTGGTCAACGACGGCAGCAAAGATGACAGCGAGAGCGTATGTGAACGGCTGGCCCGGTCCCGAACCAACATGCGCTTCATCTCCTTGCGCAAAAACTTCGGTGAACACAACGCTGTTATGTGTGCTCTCAATCATATCACCGGTGACTGCGCCGTGATCATCGACGATGATTTTCAGAACCCGCCAGAGGAAATCATCAAACTCGTCGAGGAGTTGGAGAAGGGCTACGATGTGGTCTATTCTCGCTTCGAATCAAAGCGGGACAGCATTTTTCGCAATCTTGGAAGTAAGTTCAACGACATGACCTGCACGTGGCTACTGAACAAGCCCGTTAATCTCTACCTTTCCAGCTTCAAGGCCATCCGACGGGAGGTGGTCGAGGAGATCATCACCTACCAGGGTCCGTTTCCGTATGTGGACGGTTTGATCCTTCGAGTGACCAGTAACATTTCCACCGTGCGTGTCCGCCACGACAAACGGGAAGAAGGGCGGTCGAACTACACGCTGAAAAAACTGATCTCCCTGTGGCTGAACATGTTTATCAATTTTTCCATCAAGCCCTTGCGGGTCTTCACCGTGATGGGCCTGGGGATTTCCCTGATCAGCTTGTTGCTGATCATCTACTTCATTCTGGAAAAGCTGCTGCGTCCGGAAACCAGCCAGGGATGGGCTTCGATCATGGTGGCCATCACTTTTTTTTCCGGGATACAACTCCTGTTTTTAGGCCTGATCAGTGAGTATCTGGGCAAGCACTACATGACCACGAACAAGGCTCCGCAATGGACCATCAAAAAAAACTTGCCCTGA
- a CDS encoding bifunctional 2-polyprenyl-6-hydroxyphenol methylase/3-demethylubiquinol 3-O-methyltransferase UbiG, protein MIQCEYARIYALENDYWWYRGLHELVEAILRTKSSNFPDCRILDAGCGTGRMMQIAATYGHVQGLDRSREAVSFCIKNDLYDVYCQDLNNWVPEEHSYDVIISLDVLYHAAVASDADIVHAFYSALRPGGLCIVNLPAFPVLFRNHDLAVHTKRRYRKKPAVQLFKEAGFTVTQASYRLPHLFVVILLKKILQSVVGAKEESDLQKLPGWLNRLLLRMVRAENRLILSGRSMPFGSSLFLVAQKQTQEAA, encoded by the coding sequence ATGATTCAGTGTGAATATGCACGGATCTACGCTTTGGAAAACGATTATTGGTGGTACCGCGGACTGCATGAGCTGGTCGAAGCGATTCTCCGAACGAAATCGTCAAATTTTCCGGATTGCCGAATTCTCGACGCAGGCTGTGGAACCGGAAGAATGATGCAGATTGCGGCCACATACGGGCATGTTCAGGGTCTGGACCGCTCTCGCGAAGCCGTCTCGTTTTGCATCAAAAACGACCTGTACGACGTCTACTGCCAGGACTTGAACAACTGGGTCCCGGAGGAGCATTCTTACGACGTGATCATCAGCCTGGACGTTTTGTACCACGCAGCCGTGGCCAGCGACGCGGACATTGTCCATGCCTTTTATTCCGCATTGCGCCCCGGCGGCCTCTGCATCGTCAACCTACCGGCATTTCCGGTCCTTTTCCGGAATCACGACTTGGCCGTACACACGAAGCGCCGGTACCGCAAAAAACCGGCGGTTCAACTTTTCAAGGAAGCCGGCTTTACGGTCACGCAGGCTTCATATCGTCTCCCGCACCTCTTTGTTGTCATCTTGCTGAAAAAAATCCTGCAATCGGTGGTCGGCGCCAAGGAGGAATCCGACCTTCAGAAGCTGCCCGGGTGGCTGAACAGACTGTTGCTGCGTATGGTACGGGCCGAGAACAGACTGATCCTCTCGGGCCGGTCCATGCCATTCGGTAGTTCGCTCTTCCTTGTCGCCCAAAAACAAACTCAGGAAGCCGCCTAA
- a CDS encoding GDSL-type esterase/lipase family protein: MLSFRRLYLPFNALIVCALFFCIVHLPLNALAVKLDSSNATTKSTQDFDFGNNNPNVYVSMGDSITYGAGVPSMQSYPSILQGFLGKTVINEGVSGSRSSLGVARVNDILRRYTPGYLLILYGVNDIGERHNDDILEDLRFMVHAAKVNQTIPAIATLTPVFGERGWKRDGVIDLNHKIRAMAAEESILLADLEEAFAWDASLISSENGIHPTSQGYNLIAKTFYEVLEEEQPGSSGGGGCVVGGGKGSYDLLVLMGLLGLYAAWSVSIRKRRPARGPGEAAPSH, encoded by the coding sequence ATGCTCTCATTTCGTCGTCTTTACTTGCCTTTCAACGCACTTATTGTGTGCGCACTCTTTTTTTGCATCGTCCACCTTCCGCTGAACGCATTGGCGGTCAAGCTTGATTCATCCAACGCCACAACCAAATCCACACAAGATTTCGATTTCGGCAACAACAATCCAAATGTCTACGTCAGCATGGGCGACAGTATCACCTATGGTGCCGGTGTTCCCTCGATGCAAAGCTACCCATCGATTCTTCAGGGTTTTCTCGGCAAGACGGTGATCAACGAAGGCGTCTCGGGCAGCAGAAGCTCGCTGGGCGTAGCCCGAGTGAACGACATTCTACGGAGATATACGCCGGGATATCTGCTCATTCTGTACGGTGTGAACGACATCGGCGAACGACATAACGATGATATTCTCGAGGATCTGCGGTTCATGGTTCATGCCGCCAAGGTGAACCAGACCATCCCGGCCATCGCCACATTGACGCCCGTCTTCGGGGAGCGAGGTTGGAAAAGGGACGGAGTCATTGACCTAAATCATAAAATTCGCGCCATGGCGGCAGAGGAGAGCATCCTCCTGGCCGATCTTGAAGAGGCCTTTGCCTGGGATGCCTCACTGATCAGCAGCGAGAACGGGATACACCCCACGAGTCAGGGATATAATCTGATCGCGAAAACCTTTTACGAAGTGTTGGAGGAGGAGCAGCCCGGTTCTTCGGGCGGCGGTGGGTGCGTCGTCGGTGGAGGGAAAGGGAGCTATGACTTGCTGGTCTTGATGGGTTTGCTGGGACTGTATGCCGCATGGAGCGTTTCAATACGCAAACGTCGTCCAGCCCGGGGTCCAGGCGAAGCTGCCCCGAGTCATTGA
- a CDS encoding DegT/DnrJ/EryC1/StrS aminotransferase family protein encodes MIESPVIKVWDYLEELEEEKSDILEGFLKVLHSGRLILGESVKNFESAFSTYCRVAHGVGVDNATNGLFLALKALNIGPGDEVITVSNTAVPTAAAIVAAGATPRFVDIDPDTYLMDVSLLEAAVTPKTKCIIPVHLYGQCVDMTAVAEIALKQGLHVVEDCAQAHGAMRGGKKAGAMSDMGVFSFYPTKPLGGYGDAGMMVTDDPALDRKLRRLRFYGMDTAYYSEEPGYNSRLDEIHAEILLRKLRRLDGYIAARRALAERYDRLLAHTSVKLPTTLPGNEHVSYIYVCAHPERDRIIAELKKRDILVNISYPWPIHTMRGFAQFGYQEGDLPQTELAATRIFSLPMYPALTFTAQDRVCAALGEILKEPVVWE; translated from the coding sequence ATGATAGAGTCCCCCGTGATCAAGGTCTGGGATTACCTTGAGGAGTTGGAAGAGGAAAAATCCGATATCCTCGAAGGCTTCCTGAAGGTATTACATTCCGGCCGTTTAATTCTCGGAGAAAGTGTCAAAAACTTCGAATCGGCTTTTTCGACCTACTGCCGCGTCGCCCATGGCGTCGGCGTGGACAATGCGACCAACGGCCTGTTCCTGGCCCTCAAGGCCCTGAACATCGGTCCCGGCGACGAAGTGATCACCGTCTCCAACACCGCGGTCCCCACGGCGGCAGCCATCGTCGCGGCCGGAGCGACTCCCCGTTTCGTGGACATTGACCCTGACACGTACCTGATGGACGTCTCCCTGCTGGAAGCGGCCGTCACGCCCAAAACGAAATGCATCATCCCCGTGCATCTCTATGGTCAGTGCGTGGACATGACTGCGGTGGCGGAGATTGCCTTAAAACAAGGGCTGCACGTGGTGGAGGATTGCGCACAGGCCCATGGCGCAATGCGGGGAGGCAAAAAAGCCGGGGCTATGTCCGACATGGGCGTTTTTTCCTTTTATCCTACCAAACCTCTGGGCGGGTACGGTGACGCGGGCATGATGGTCACCGACGATCCGGCCCTGGATCGCAAGCTTCGCCGGTTACGTTTCTACGGCATGGACACAGCGTATTATTCCGAAGAGCCGGGCTACAATTCTCGGCTGGATGAAATCCACGCGGAAATCCTGCTGCGCAAACTTCGTCGTCTGGACGGATACATTGCCGCGCGTCGCGCCCTTGCCGAACGCTATGATCGGCTTCTTGCGCATACTTCCGTGAAGCTGCCCACGACCCTCCCCGGCAATGAACATGTCTCCTACATCTATGTCTGCGCGCATCCGGAGCGGGACCGGATTATCGCTGAACTCAAAAAGCGGGACATTTTGGTGAACATCAGCTACCCGTGGCCGATCCATACCATGCGGGGGTTCGCCCAGTTCGGATACCAGGAGGGCGACCTGCCGCAAACGGAACTGGCCGCCACCAGGATATTCTCCCTGCCGATGTACCCTGCGTTGACCTTCACGGCTCAGGACAGGGTCTGCGCTGCGTTGGGTGAAATCTTGAAGGAACCAGTGGTCTGGGAGTAG
- a CDS encoding Gfo/Idh/MocA family protein, whose product MDVLILGFSSIMRRRVLPALFSIPTIAKIHVASRSGAPEPDLPRNRLGRFFSDYETALTRCPPCLCYVSLPNSLHVVWVKRALDLGFHVVVDKPATTSLIDSEMLADRAARQGLCFAEANVWTHHPMAEAIRNVIQEDGVPPQAVLSVFTSPPLNPDNFRYNPEFGAGALLDRGPYAVSCGRFLFNAPPTSVACEVVASTPGGLVDISFSTTLTYPGGATLQGFFSLGTVYRNSLSVIAERYACDAERIYTPPADYRGAVTVTRGNTRQVLEVDAADSFSLFLQEVLHSIETNTANRFQEILLQDAAVLEKMLQAAGRRVSQPQT is encoded by the coding sequence ATGGATGTCCTGATTCTCGGTTTTTCCTCCATTATGAGGCGTCGCGTTCTCCCCGCACTGTTCTCTATTCCCACAATCGCCAAGATTCACGTGGCCAGCCGCTCAGGGGCTCCGGAGCCGGATCTGCCGAGAAATCGCTTGGGCCGCTTTTTCTCGGACTACGAAACGGCCTTGACTCGGTGTCCTCCCTGCCTGTGCTACGTTTCCCTGCCTAACAGCCTCCACGTTGTCTGGGTCAAGCGCGCCTTGGACCTGGGCTTCCATGTGGTTGTGGACAAACCCGCGACCACATCCCTGATCGATTCGGAAATGTTGGCCGACCGAGCTGCAAGGCAAGGCCTTTGCTTTGCCGAGGCCAATGTCTGGACTCATCACCCCATGGCTGAAGCCATCCGTAACGTGATCCAGGAGGACGGCGTGCCCCCCCAGGCCGTCCTTTCCGTTTTCACATCTCCTCCTCTGAATCCTGACAACTTCCGGTATAATCCCGAATTCGGGGCAGGAGCTCTGTTGGACCGAGGCCCCTATGCCGTGAGCTGCGGTCGATTCCTGTTCAACGCTCCACCGACGAGCGTGGCCTGTGAGGTGGTTGCGTCCACCCCCGGCGGCCTTGTCGATATCTCCTTCAGCACGACCCTAACCTATCCTGGTGGGGCCACCCTGCAGGGCTTCTTCAGCCTGGGAACAGTCTACCGCAACAGTCTCTCGGTCATCGCCGAACGGTACGCCTGCGACGCGGAACGGATTTATACCCCACCGGCGGACTACCGAGGAGCCGTGACCGTGACCCGGGGCAACACCCGGCAGGTCCTTGAGGTTGACGCCGCGGATTCCTTTTCGCTGTTTCTGCAAGAAGTCTTGCACAGCATTGAGACAAACACGGCCAACCGGTTTCAGGAAATCCTGCTCCAGGATGCCGCGGTTTTGGAAAAAATGCTCCAGGCCGCTGGACGCCGGGTCAGCCAACCACAAACGTAA
- a CDS encoding DUF5989 family protein: MIFFKHLLNLLREFSGFAMQHKKWWIIPLVLVFLAMGMLIVVGQATAPFIYTLF; this comes from the coding sequence ATGATATTTTTCAAACACCTCTTAAATCTTTTGCGAGAATTTTCCGGATTCGCCATGCAGCATAAAAAATGGTGGATCATCCCTCTGGTTCTGGTCTTCCTGGCCATGGGGATGTTGATCGTGGTCGGCCAGGCCACGGCCCCGTTTATCTACACATTGTTTTAA
- a CDS encoding FdtA/QdtA family cupin domain-containing protein has protein sequence MNSPTDHADAGIETIKWLDFMDNTDERGRLTAVESGITVPFPIRRVFYVHQVQPGEDRGGHAHRDTDQVLTALGGSLELVVSDARRHRRIRLDHPGKGLYLPRMVWVRMYDFSPGCAFLVFASTHYERSRSIRTWAEYLLERGVAFFVEPVPADLEPSFNTQ, from the coding sequence ATGAATTCACCCACTGATCATGCCGACGCAGGCATCGAGACCATCAAATGGCTCGATTTCATGGACAATACTGATGAACGAGGACGACTCACTGCCGTGGAAAGCGGGATCACCGTGCCGTTTCCAATCCGACGAGTCTTTTACGTTCACCAAGTCCAACCAGGGGAGGATCGCGGGGGTCACGCCCACCGGGACACGGATCAAGTCCTGACAGCGCTTGGCGGCAGCTTGGAACTCGTTGTTTCCGATGCCAGACGGCATCGCCGCATCCGCCTTGACCACCCCGGCAAGGGACTGTATCTGCCGCGCATGGTCTGGGTACGGATGTACGACTTCAGTCCCGGCTGTGCCTTTCTCGTTTTTGCCAGCACCCACTATGAGCGCTCCCGGTCCATCCGCACCTGGGCTGAATATCTGCTCGAACGAGGCGTCGCCTTCTTTGTCGAGCCAGTTCCGGCTGACCTTGAGCCAAGTTTTAATACTCAATGA
- a CDS encoding GtrA family protein produces the protein MDHQKKLALIQFLTFNVIGVVNVALTLALYFLLVAMGWHYFLALAAEYAFGICFSFFMNKRFTFQLRSKATSAMFGKMIGTYVLLFLGNLALLVFFVDVLEINPYLGQIIAFGSLMVLAFLMQKFYVFRVAHTHPNQPS, from the coding sequence ATGGACCATCAAAAAAAACTTGCCCTGATTCAGTTTCTGACCTTCAATGTCATCGGCGTGGTGAACGTGGCCCTGACACTGGCGTTGTACTTTTTGCTGGTCGCCATGGGCTGGCACTATTTTTTGGCTTTGGCAGCGGAGTACGCCTTTGGTATTTGCTTCAGCTTCTTTATGAACAAACGGTTTACTTTCCAGTTGAGAAGCAAAGCAACGTCAGCCATGTTCGGAAAGATGATCGGAACCTATGTCTTGCTATTTCTTGGCAACCTTGCGTTGTTAGTTTTTTTTGTAGACGTCCTTGAAATCAATCCTTACCTGGGGCAGATCATTGCCTTTGGCTCTCTGATGGTACTCGCCTTTCTCATGCAAAAGTTTTATGTATTTCGGGTAGCTCACACACATCCAAACCAGCCGTCATGA